Proteins from a genomic interval of Hydrogenophaga sp. PAMC20947:
- a CDS encoding universal stress protein: protein MKILLAVDGSAFTKKMLAYLTTHDEVFSSDNDFTLFTVQSPLPSRARAAVGADIANGYYADESVKITNPVVKFLARHKIDAKVVHKVGSPGEMIAKTAAMGKFDLVMMGSHGHSALGNLVMGSVATQVLAHCAVPVLLVR from the coding sequence ATGAAGATCTTGCTCGCCGTTGACGGCAGTGCTTTTACCAAAAAAATGTTGGCCTACCTGACCACCCACGATGAGGTGTTCAGCAGCGACAACGACTTCACCCTGTTCACCGTGCAGTCGCCCCTGCCCTCCCGCGCACGCGCGGCGGTGGGTGCCGACATCGCCAACGGTTATTACGCAGACGAATCGGTCAAGATCACCAACCCGGTGGTGAAGTTTCTGGCGCGGCACAAAATTGATGCCAAAGTGGTGCACAAGGTCGGTTCGCCCGGCGAAATGATCGCCAAGACCGCAGCAATGGGCAAGTTTGATCTGGTGATGATGGGCTCACACGGCCACAGCGCGCTGGGCAACCTGGTCATGGGCTCGGTGGCGACCCAGGTGCTGGCGCATTGCGCGGTACCGGTCTTGCTCGTCAGATAA
- a CDS encoding LysR family transcriptional regulator ArgP — MSTFDPDALECLAAIIEEGGFERAAQRLSITQSAVSQRLRALEAQVGTVLIVRSRPLKATSAGQLMLKHAKMMRLLRADLEKDLKELAPSSAGNGREEERIAVAINADSIATWALPALNALAQGGLPIEIITDDQEFTHEWLREGKVLGCVTSLGQALRGCKMEALGTMEYVPVASAAFAATQLPKGISAHNFHKVPFVAFNRKDHLQHEFVTRAFGLPRVMLKQLFVPSSEGRVRAVQAGWGVSVLPELQVRDLIAKGELVNLAPSHSLHVALYWHCWNLSSDVLDALSTALRQAAAHNLTPAKAPVAA, encoded by the coding sequence TTGAGCACCTTTGATCCCGACGCGCTGGAATGCCTGGCCGCCATCATTGAAGAGGGGGGGTTTGAGCGCGCCGCCCAGCGTTTGTCCATCACCCAGTCGGCGGTCTCGCAGCGTTTGCGGGCACTCGAGGCTCAGGTGGGCACCGTGCTGATCGTGCGCAGCCGACCGCTCAAGGCCACATCTGCCGGCCAGCTCATGCTCAAGCACGCCAAGATGATGCGGTTGTTGCGCGCCGATCTGGAGAAGGACCTCAAGGAGCTGGCGCCGAGTTCGGCTGGCAATGGCCGTGAAGAAGAGCGCATTGCCGTGGCCATCAACGCGGACAGCATCGCCACCTGGGCCCTGCCCGCGCTCAATGCGCTGGCCCAGGGCGGCCTGCCGATTGAAATCATCACCGACGATCAGGAGTTCACCCACGAGTGGTTGCGCGAAGGCAAGGTGCTGGGCTGCGTGACTTCGCTGGGACAAGCGCTGCGCGGCTGCAAGATGGAAGCGCTGGGCACCATGGAATACGTGCCGGTGGCGTCTGCGGCGTTTGCGGCCACCCAGCTGCCCAAAGGGATCAGCGCCCACAATTTCCACAAGGTGCCTTTTGTGGCGTTCAACCGCAAAGACCACCTGCAACACGAATTTGTCACCCGGGCATTTGGCCTGCCCCGCGTGATGCTCAAGCAGCTGTTTGTGCCGTCGAGCGAAGGCCGCGTGCGGGCGGTTCAGGCGGGCTGGGGTGTGAGCGTGCTGCCGGAGTTGCAGGTGCGTGACCTCATTGCCAAAGGGGAACTGGTCAACCTCGCGCCAAGCCACAGTCTGCACGTGGCCCTGTACTGGCACTGCTGGAATCTCAGCTCCGATGTGCTCGACGCTTTGAGCACCGCGCTGCGCCAGGCAGCCGCCCACAACCTCACCCCTGCGAAGGCGCCTGTCGCTGCCTGA